In a genomic window of Diabrotica undecimpunctata isolate CICGRU chromosome 2, icDiaUnde3, whole genome shotgun sequence:
- the LOC140433843 gene encoding general transcription factor II-I repeat domain-containing protein 2-like codes for MSVKPVKRKIDSKNRIYKESWESDYLIANNNGKLQCLMCMNVVSVPKEYNVRRHYTTLHANKYATYTNESRRALVADFKKKLKQQTGMFSKILHSQTHSLHASYVVSLDLAKAKKPFTDANLIKKCAVEMAKAFVDSKMAEKFESVPLSHQTIQRRIVAMGEQVEKSMLSLVKKSSYFSLFLDESTDQTDVSQLLIFVCTTFDDFTSKEELFDICPLYGTTKGKDIYEAVKKTVDRIGGFDKCSAIATDRAHQ; via the coding sequence ATGAGTGTAAAACCAGTAAAACGGAAAATTGATAGTAAGAACAGAATTTACAAAGAAAGTTGGGAGAGTGATTACTTGATTGCTAACAATAATGGAAAGTTGCAGTGCTTAATGTGCATGAATGTCGTTTCAGTGCCTAAAGAATATAATGTGAGAAGACATTACACAACACTGCATGCAAATAAGTATGCTACGTACACAAATGAAAGTCGGCGTGCCCTAGTTGCAGATTTCAAGAAAAAGCTTAAACAGCAAACTGGTATGTTCAGTAAAATATTACACTCTCAAACGCATTCTTTGCATGCATCTTATGTCGTGTCGCTTGACCTGGCAAAGGCAAAAAAACCTTTCACTGATGCcaatttgataaaaaaatgtgCTGTTGAAATGGCCAAGGCTTTCGTTGATTCTAAAATGGCGGAGAAATTTGAATCAGTGCCACTTTCACATCAAACCATACAAAGAAGGATTGTTGCTATGGGTGAGCAAGTAGAAAAATCTATGCTTAGCTTGGTTAAGAAAAGTTCATATTTCTCACTTTTTTTGGATGAAAGCACTGATCAAACCGATGTTAGTCAGCTGTTAATATTTGTTTGCACTACTTTTGATGATTTTACCAGTAAAGAGGAGTTATTTGATATTTGTCCTCTTTATGGAACAACAAAAGGAAAAGACATCTATGAGGCTGTGAAGAAAACAGTTGACAGAATTGGAGGCTTTGATAAATGTTCAGCCATAGCAACAGACAGGGCCCATCAATGA
- the LOC140433844 gene encoding general transcription factor II-I repeat domain-containing protein 2A-like → MTGKKIGLVGLLRENGVTCPTIHCIIHQGALCGKSVKEDQVFEIVIKIINMTRGGNQSLLHRQLKQFLVETEAEYGDLLMYNHVRWLSAGKCMERFFDIRKEIPTFLNKYVSSDTTELEEKFKDPEFLRQLAFITDLTNHLNMLNLSLQGRNQTVLDLIGMINGFRNKLNVFKRALEKNNLTQFPSCLQIAEEFNGEENIEFSSCISQIEQVIDEFNTRFEEIESLKSSVLLYNNPLGATIDDQPLNLQLKLCDLQADMFLITRQEKGPEFFKLLSKEKFPNLRDFGLKMTSMFGSTHICESAFSSMKYIKNKNRSNLTDSSLRHLMRVSTTELEVDISSLVDEADRPQSSH, encoded by the coding sequence ATGACAGGTAAAAAAATTGGATTAGTGGGTCTGCTTCGAGAGAATGGTGTCACTTGCCCAACAATTCATTGTATTATACATCAGGGAGCTTTATGTGGAAAATCAGTCAAGGAAGATCAAGTTTTCGAAATCGTGATTAAGATTATAAATATGACTAGAGGTGGAAATCAATCTCTTTTACACAGGCAACTTAAGCAGTTTTTAGTGGAAACAGAGGCTGAGTATGGAGACTTGCTAATGTACAACCATGTAAGGTGGCTGAGTGCAGGAAAGTGCATGGAACGATTTTTTGACATAAGAAAGGAAATCCCTACATTCCTCAACAAATACGTTTCATCTGACACAACTGAACTGGAAGAGAAGTTTAAGGATCCAGAATTCTTAAGACAGTTAGCTTTTATAACAGATCTGACTAATCACCTTAACATGTTAAACTTGAGTCTTCAAGGAAGAAACCAGACGGTTTTAGATTTGATCGGAATGATAAACGGATTCCGGAATAAGCTGAACGTGTTTAAACGTGCTTTGGAAAAGAACAACCTGACACAATTCCCTAGCTGTCTGCAAATAGCAGAAGAATTCAACGGTGAGgaaaatattgagttttcatcctGCATTTCACAAAttgaacaagttattgatgaattCAATACAAGATTTGAAGAAATTGAAAGTCTCAAAAGCAGTGTACTACTTTATAATAACCCTCTTGGAGCAACCATTGATGATCAACCACTCAACTTACAGCTTAAGTTATGTGATCTTCAAGCAGACATGTTCCTAATCACCAGACAAGAAAAGGGACCTGAATTTTTCAAATTACTGTCAAAGGAGAAATTCCCAAACCTGCGAGATTTTGGACTGAAAATGACGTCAATGTTCGGAAGCACACATATATGTGAAAGTGCCTTTTCCTCcatgaaatacataaaaaataaaaatagaagcaACCTTACCGATTCTTCCTTACGTCATCTTATGAGAGTGTCTACAACTGAACTGGAGGTGGACATTTCTTCATTGGTGGATGAAGCCGATCGACCACAGTCCTCACACTAA